In a single window of the Gemmatimonadota bacterium genome:
- a CDS encoding SMC family ATPase, producing MQLHRLRLVNFRQHELTEIAFARGLTGIIGANGAGKTTLLEGIAYALYGVGAARGTRDTLKRRGAPPRSRFEVELEFTLGLHRFRITRGLTAAELHQDGAVIANSTVAVTERVQALLGMSRDEFFNTYFTGQKELAVMAAMGPTERAQFLSRVLGYERLRDAQDRLRERRAALRAELTGIEQGLVDPQALATEVAAAVLAVTTAQAAREQALAAEQAATQRLAVVAPDWTVTEAKRQAWQRIDGERRVAEGKVAAGRARFEALDRELVTALRAQTRLAELAPVLTEWQRLTEERTGLEQAALAYTARSRAAAQRDQGRQRMAQVAAQLLLLPTDEAITALAAARAEILNSLEQGDKQLEERRTRWTQDVQEARTKLEGYRDRYRDLKDQRTAVEERGPDGPCPTCGRALGKDFAGLLELLGRQMEEVETDGQYFRKKADQLAEEPTEVKELEEQRARLEGEFRARTEALGQLREGLKQRTALEREQATLTIDLARWDAELAGPAAEYDLARHDAVRSRLADLEPLRKEADLLAGSAARAETLVHDAAVAEQQATGAENELATLDQLLVELAWDPESHAQLAERVREGEAALQGARVSVARATADLAGAERMRDSGLQRQADRAVKAETAQRLGVEVTMLQELDRAFGDLRTELNLQMRPELSDRASTLLRDLTAGRYADLELDESYVATIVEDGEAKPVISGGEEDVVNLALRLALSQMIAERAGQPLSLLVLDEVFSSLDEERRASVLDLLRALADRFPQVILITHLEGMRDAFDQVIRMSYDVERRVSTAREEVLEAGDVAA from the coding sequence ATGCAATTGCATCGGCTGCGGCTGGTGAATTTCCGGCAGCATGAGCTGACCGAGATCGCCTTTGCGCGCGGCCTCACGGGGATCATCGGCGCCAACGGCGCCGGCAAGACGACGCTCCTGGAAGGGATCGCCTATGCGCTCTACGGTGTCGGGGCTGCTCGTGGCACCCGCGACACGCTCAAGCGCCGGGGCGCGCCGCCGCGCTCCCGCTTCGAGGTGGAACTCGAGTTCACGCTCGGACTGCACCGCTTCCGGATCACCCGCGGCCTGACTGCCGCGGAGCTCCACCAGGACGGCGCGGTCATCGCCAACAGCACCGTCGCCGTGACCGAGCGGGTGCAGGCACTGCTGGGGATGTCGCGCGACGAATTCTTCAACACCTACTTCACCGGCCAGAAGGAACTGGCGGTGATGGCGGCGATGGGTCCGACCGAGCGTGCGCAGTTCCTCTCGCGCGTGCTCGGCTACGAGCGATTGCGCGATGCGCAGGATCGCCTGCGGGAACGACGCGCGGCGTTGCGCGCCGAACTCACCGGGATCGAGCAAGGACTCGTGGATCCGCAAGCGCTGGCCACCGAGGTCGCCGCCGCCGTCCTGGCGGTGACCACCGCCCAGGCCGCGCGTGAGCAGGCGTTGGCGGCCGAACAGGCCGCCACGCAACGTCTGGCGGTCGTCGCACCGGATTGGACGGTGACCGAGGCGAAGCGGCAGGCATGGCAGCGCATCGACGGTGAGCGTCGCGTGGCCGAGGGAAAGGTGGCTGCAGGTCGGGCGCGCTTCGAGGCGCTCGACCGGGAGTTGGTGACCGCGCTGCGCGCCCAGACGCGCCTGGCGGAGCTGGCTCCGGTCCTCACCGAGTGGCAGCGACTGACCGAGGAGCGAACCGGACTCGAGCAGGCCGCGCTGGCCTACACGGCACGGTCGCGGGCGGCCGCACAGCGGGACCAGGGTCGGCAGCGCATGGCCCAGGTGGCCGCGCAGCTCCTGTTGCTCCCGACCGACGAGGCTATCACGGCGCTGGCGGCCGCGCGGGCCGAGATCCTCAATTCCCTGGAGCAGGGCGACAAGCAGCTCGAGGAGCGACGGACGCGGTGGACGCAGGATGTCCAGGAAGCGCGGACCAAGCTCGAGGGCTATCGCGATCGCTACCGAGATTTGAAGGACCAGCGGACGGCCGTCGAGGAGCGCGGACCGGACGGGCCATGCCCCACCTGCGGGCGCGCGCTCGGCAAGGACTTCGCCGGGCTGCTGGAGCTGCTCGGACGGCAGATGGAAGAGGTTGAAACCGACGGCCAGTATTTTCGGAAGAAGGCCGATCAGCTCGCGGAAGAGCCGACCGAGGTCAAGGAGCTTGAGGAGCAGCGCGCGCGACTCGAGGGTGAATTCCGCGCGCGCACCGAAGCGCTCGGGCAGCTCCGCGAGGGGCTGAAGCAGCGTACCGCCCTGGAGCGTGAACAGGCGACCCTCACCATCGACCTCGCGCGATGGGACGCAGAGCTCGCCGGGCCGGCGGCCGAATACGATCTCGCGCGCCACGACGCGGTGCGATCGCGCCTCGCCGACCTCGAGCCGCTGCGGAAGGAGGCCGATTTGCTGGCCGGTTCGGCCGCGCGCGCCGAGACGCTGGTCCATGACGCCGCCGTGGCGGAACAGCAGGCCACCGGGGCAGAGAACGAACTCGCCACACTCGATCAGCTGCTGGTGGAGCTCGCGTGGGATCCCGAGAGTCACGCCCAACTGGCGGAGCGCGTGCGCGAGGGCGAGGCAGCACTTCAGGGGGCCCGTGTCTCGGTGGCTCGTGCCACGGCGGATCTGGCCGGCGCGGAGCGGATGCGCGATAGCGGACTGCAGCGGCAGGCCGATCGGGCAGTCAAGGCCGAGACGGCGCAACGCCTCGGGGTCGAGGTCACGATGCTGCAGGAGCTCGACCGGGCGTTCGGCGATCTCCGCACCGAACTGAACCTGCAGATGCGCCCCGAACTTTCCGACCGGGCTTCCACGCTGCTCCGTGACCTCACCGCGGGTCGCTACGCCGACCTCGAGCTTGATGAGAGCTATGTGGCCACGATCGTCGAGGACGGCGAGGCCAAGCCGGTCATCTCGGGCGGCGAGGAAGACGTCGTCAACCTCGCCCTGCGACTCGCCCTCTCGCAGATGATCGCTGAGCGTGCCGGTCAGCCGCTCTCGCTGCTGGTCCTCGACGAGGTCTTCTCGTCGCTCGACGAGGAACGCCGCGCGAGCGTGCTCGACTTGTTGCGTGCGTTGGCGGATCGCTTCCCGCAGGTCATTCTCATCACTCACCTCGAGGGAATGCGTGATGCCTTCGATCAGGTCATCCGGATGAGCTACGATGTCGAGCGACGCGTGAGTACGGCGCGCGAGGAAGTCCTGGAGGCGGGCGATGTGGCGGCCTGA
- a CDS encoding GNAT family N-acetyltransferase — MWRPDRTVRGPERATLADIEELNRLFSDAFTERYRRDGLSGVRVPYLNPVIWEYAIEDAADGALVWRDGRSELIAFAMVHRSGSEGWMGPLAVRPDRQGQGLGRQVVRSGVEWLQAQGVRTIGLETMPRTIENIGFYAGLGFLPGHLTITLQRRDPRRRGPLTTRLGEVESARRTAVLAECRALSSQVAAGVDFTREMVLTIDLRLGDATLLRSTDGTLRAFALWHTAPLAQGRPPEEVRVLKLVAPDTETAGELLAAVEREAAAIGLPVVSVRCQGAQQSLFALLVAEEYRVHWTDLRLTYTGHAEPPVQGVLLSNWEI; from the coding sequence ATGTGGCGGCCTGACCGGACGGTGCGTGGGCCGGAGCGAGCCACCCTCGCCGACATCGAGGAGCTCAATCGGCTCTTCTCGGACGCCTTCACCGAGCGCTATCGCCGCGACGGCCTCTCGGGGGTGCGCGTCCCGTATCTCAATCCGGTGATCTGGGAATACGCCATCGAGGATGCCGCCGACGGCGCGCTGGTCTGGCGCGATGGCCGCAGCGAGCTCATCGCCTTCGCCATGGTGCATCGCTCCGGGAGCGAGGGGTGGATGGGGCCGCTGGCCGTGCGCCCGGATCGTCAGGGGCAGGGGCTTGGGCGGCAGGTGGTGCGATCGGGCGTGGAGTGGTTGCAAGCACAGGGGGTGCGGACGATCGGCCTCGAGACGATGCCCCGGACGATCGAGAACATCGGCTTTTACGCCGGGCTCGGCTTCCTCCCCGGCCACTTGACCATCACACTGCAGCGTCGCGATCCCCGCCGGCGCGGTCCATTGACGACGCGACTCGGCGAGGTGGAATCGGCCAGGCGCACGGCAGTCCTCGCCGAGTGCCGCGCGCTCTCGTCACAGGTCGCCGCCGGCGTCGACTTCACTCGAGAGATGGTGCTGACCATCGACCTGCGACTCGGCGACGCCACCCTCCTGCGGAGCACCGATGGCACGCTGCGCGCCTTTGCACTCTGGCACACCGCGCCACTGGCGCAGGGCCGGCCACCGGAGGAAGTGCGGGTGCTCAAATTGGTGGCGCCGGACACCGAGACGGCGGGGGAATTGCTCGCCGCCGTGGAACGGGAGGCGGCAGCAATCGGCCTGCCGGTCGTGTCGGTCCGCTGCCAAGGCGCGCAACAGTCGCTCTTCGCGTTGCTGGTGGCCGAGGAGTACCGCGTGCACTGGACTGACTTGCGATTGACCTACACCGGGCATGCGGAGCCGCCGGTGCAGGGGGTGTTGCTCTCGAATTGGGAGATCTGA
- a CDS encoding alpha-D-glucose phosphate-specific phosphoglucomutase, giving the protein MLAPRFVTHVAPDFGRRSPGTSGLRRPTAEFRQPHYLASFAAAILAEAVPRHGATIVLGGDGRTFVGDAVQQILKLAAAWGVERAIVGQGGLLSTPAASHLIRLRGAVGGIILSASHNPGGPDGDFGIKYNGENGGPAPPAITDAIADRATALREYTMVEHDDIAIDRLGEQHLGPMVVEVVDPVADYATLMESLVDVAAIRALFARGFTMQFDAMHAVTGPYAVELLERRLGAPAGSVVRGTPLPDFGGEHPDPNLVHAAELVEAVMHRGEYDFGAASDGDGDRNMIVGRGTYVAPSDSLAVLAAQLPLLPGYAAGLAGVARSMPTSRAVDRVAAALAIPCYETPTGWKFFCSLLDAGRITLCGEESFGTGSSHVREKDGLWAVLCWLNILAATGQSVRELLEGHWQRFGRDYYSRHDYEDVSTASGDAVMGSLRERLATLPGTVVAGRTILAADDFAFTDPVDGSTATAQGIRLLLDGDARIVVRLSGTGTRGATIRLYLEQVGSGTPRVTDDVQSQLASVIAVALTVTNIATHTGRPAPSVIT; this is encoded by the coding sequence ATGCTCGCCCCCCGCTTCGTGACCCACGTCGCCCCGGACTTCGGTCGGCGCTCGCCCGGTACCTCGGGACTCCGGCGGCCGACGGCCGAATTTCGCCAGCCCCACTATCTCGCCTCGTTTGCCGCAGCCATCCTGGCCGAAGCGGTGCCCCGACACGGGGCCACGATCGTCCTCGGCGGCGATGGCCGCACCTTCGTCGGCGATGCGGTCCAGCAAATCCTCAAGCTCGCCGCGGCATGGGGCGTCGAGCGCGCCATCGTCGGCCAGGGTGGATTGCTCTCCACACCGGCCGCGTCGCACCTCATTCGCCTGCGCGGCGCCGTTGGCGGGATCATCCTCTCGGCCTCCCACAACCCCGGCGGCCCCGACGGCGACTTCGGCATCAAGTACAACGGGGAGAACGGCGGCCCTGCCCCGCCGGCGATCACCGACGCCATCGCCGATCGCGCCACGGCGCTGCGGGAATACACCATGGTGGAGCACGACGACATTGCCATCGACCGCCTCGGCGAGCAGCACCTCGGCCCGATGGTCGTCGAGGTCGTCGACCCCGTCGCGGACTATGCCACCCTCATGGAATCGCTGGTCGATGTCGCGGCGATTCGCGCGCTCTTCGCCCGCGGCTTCACGATGCAGTTCGATGCCATGCACGCCGTGACCGGACCCTACGCCGTCGAGCTGCTCGAGCGGCGCCTGGGCGCGCCAGCCGGGAGCGTGGTGCGCGGGACCCCGCTGCCCGATTTCGGCGGCGAGCACCCGGATCCCAATCTGGTCCATGCTGCCGAGCTGGTTGAGGCGGTGATGCACCGGGGCGAGTACGATTTCGGCGCCGCCTCGGACGGCGACGGCGACCGCAACATGATCGTTGGCCGCGGGACGTATGTGGCCCCATCGGACTCACTCGCCGTGCTGGCGGCGCAGCTCCCGCTCCTCCCGGGTTACGCCGCCGGACTCGCCGGCGTCGCCCGCTCGATGCCCACGTCACGGGCCGTCGACCGGGTGGCCGCCGCCCTCGCGATTCCTTGCTACGAGACGCCAACCGGGTGGAAGTTCTTCTGCTCGCTGCTCGACGCCGGGCGCATCACGCTGTGCGGCGAGGAGAGCTTCGGCACCGGTTCCTCCCACGTCCGCGAGAAGGACGGCCTCTGGGCGGTGCTGTGCTGGCTCAACATCCTCGCCGCGACCGGGCAATCGGTGCGCGAACTCCTCGAAGGGCATTGGCAGCGCTTCGGCCGGGATTACTACTCACGCCATGACTACGAGGATGTCAGCACCGCGTCGGGTGACGCGGTGATGGGATCGCTGCGGGAGCGGTTGGCGACGCTTCCCGGGACGGTCGTGGCCGGCCGCACCATTCTCGCCGCGGACGACTTCGCCTTCACCGACCCGGTCGACGGTTCGACGGCGACCGCCCAGGGCATTCGATTGCTGCTCGACGGCGATGCCCGCATCGTGGTCCGGCTCTCCGGCACGGGCACGCGAGGCGCGACCATCCGGCTCTATCTCGAGCAGGTTGGCAGCGGGACACCGCGGGTCACGGACGACGTGCAAAGCCAGTTGGCATCGGTGATTGCGGTGGCGTTGACGGTGACCAACATCGCGACGCACACTGGTCGCCCGGCGCCGAGCGTCATCACCTGA
- a CDS encoding prephenate dehydratase, with protein MTRIAYQGAPGAYSELAARTLYPKARLVPTADFAGVVRAVASGAVDLAILPVRNSVIGRVVEAQDALGAVSGLTVVNQLTLPVRHCLMALPGADLATLRWVESHPAALAQCARWLSSQRLTPRAVADTAGAAQAIATDRDYSRAAIAGVEAASHYGLAIIAEGIADAADNRTDFVVVAVAARAAA; from the coding sequence ATGACCCGCATTGCCTACCAGGGCGCCCCCGGTGCCTACAGCGAACTCGCCGCTCGCACCCTGTATCCCAAGGCTCGCCTGGTGCCGACCGCCGACTTTGCCGGGGTGGTGCGCGCGGTGGCGAGCGGCGCCGTGGATCTCGCGATTCTCCCCGTCCGGAACAGCGTGATCGGGCGTGTCGTCGAGGCGCAGGACGCCCTCGGCGCCGTGTCGGGTCTCACCGTGGTCAATCAGCTGACCTTGCCGGTGCGGCACTGCCTGATGGCGCTCCCCGGGGCCGACCTCGCGACGCTTCGCTGGGTGGAGAGTCATCCAGCGGCGCTGGCGCAGTGTGCGCGCTGGCTGTCGTCGCAACGCCTCACGCCGCGTGCCGTGGCCGACACCGCGGGGGCGGCCCAGGCGATCGCCACCGACCGGGACTACAGCCGCGCGGCGATCGCCGGTGTGGAGGCCGCGTCGCACTACGGCCTCGCGATCATCGCCGAAGGGATCGCCGACGCAGCCGACAATCGCACCGATTTCGTGGTCGTCGCGGTCGCGGCGCGGGCGGCCGCATGA
- the aroH gene encoding chorismate mutase yields the protein MARALGFPAVRAIRGAITVPTDDADAIREAVIELLDAVRRENALADHEVISAIFTATADLSAAFPAETARAAGWHRVPLLCTSEIAVPGSMPRCLRLLVHVERVWGRREVRHVYLREATRLRPDLVEPALAVLSA from the coding sequence ATGGCACGGGCCCTCGGGTTCCCCGCGGTGCGGGCCATCCGCGGCGCGATCACCGTACCGACGGACGACGCCGACGCGATTCGCGAGGCGGTGATCGAGTTGCTCGACGCGGTGCGGCGCGAGAACGCCCTCGCCGACCACGAGGTGATCAGCGCGATCTTCACCGCGACGGCCGACCTCTCCGCCGCGTTCCCCGCCGAGACGGCGCGCGCCGCCGGATGGCATCGCGTGCCGCTGCTGTGCACCTCGGAAATCGCGGTGCCGGGATCGATGCCGCGCTGCCTGCGGCTGCTGGTGCATGTGGAGCGAGTCTGGGGGCGGCGCGAGGTGCGCCATGTCTATCTGCGGGAGGCGACGCGGCTGCGGCCCGATCTGGTCGAGCCGGCCCTCGCGGTGCTCAGCGCTTGA
- a CDS encoding 6-carboxytetrahydropterin synthase: MPHATVVRRAHFNAAHRLHNPARSDEWNRATFGPCNNPNYHGHNYEVELCVAGPIDADTGYVVDVGHLTTLFDEHVHAHLDHRNLNLDVPWFAERLASAENIAVYIWEQLAPRIPAGRLVRVRLWETPRNYVEYEGPNA; encoded by the coding sequence ATGCCGCACGCCACCGTGGTTCGCCGCGCGCACTTCAACGCCGCCCACCGGCTGCACAACCCGGCCCGCTCCGACGAGTGGAACCGGGCCACCTTCGGGCCGTGCAACAACCCGAACTACCACGGCCACAATTACGAAGTGGAGCTCTGCGTCGCGGGGCCGATCGATGCCGACACCGGGTACGTGGTCGACGTGGGCCATCTGACCACGCTCTTCGACGAGCACGTGCACGCGCACTTGGACCACCGCAACCTCAACCTCGATGTCCCGTGGTTCGCCGAGCGGCTCGCGTCGGCCGAGAACATCGCGGTCTACATCTGGGAGCAACTCGCGCCGCGCATTCCTGCCGGCCGCCTCGTGCGCGTCCGACTCTGGGAGACGCCACGCAACTATGTCGAGTACGAGGGGCCCAACGCATGA
- a CDS encoding SDR family oxidoreductase yields MTDAATRPLALVTGASRGIGAATATALVGAGYRVIRMARSPMPPLAHCHDVAADLADHATRSAALTTLVHDLGIPDVVVNNAGSFLLAPLEESSDALLREQLAINLEAPFAVARAFLPAMRLRGHGTHVLVGSIADWRAFPENAAYSASKFGARGLHEVLLEEMRGSGVRCTLVSPGPTDTSIWDPMDPDVRTDLPSRAEMLRPSDVADAILFAVAAPRHVQIEVIRLGAS; encoded by the coding sequence ATGACTGACGCTGCGACCCGACCGCTGGCGCTGGTGACCGGCGCCTCGCGCGGCATCGGTGCGGCCACCGCGACGGCCCTTGTCGGGGCGGGCTATCGGGTGATTCGCATGGCCCGGTCGCCGATGCCTCCGCTGGCACACTGCCACGATGTCGCCGCCGACCTCGCCGACCACGCCACACGCTCGGCCGCGCTGACAACGCTCGTGCACGACCTCGGCATTCCCGACGTGGTGGTGAACAACGCCGGCTCCTTTCTCCTCGCGCCACTCGAGGAGAGCAGTGACGCGCTGCTCCGGGAGCAGCTCGCCATCAACCTCGAGGCGCCGTTCGCCGTGGCGCGCGCCTTCCTCCCCGCGATGCGGTTGCGCGGCCACGGGACCCACGTCCTCGTCGGCAGCATCGCCGACTGGCGGGCGTTCCCCGAGAACGCCGCCTACTCGGCGTCGAAGTTCGGTGCTCGAGGACTGCACGAGGTCCTGCTGGAGGAGATGCGCGGGAGCGGCGTCCGCTGCACCCTCGTCTCGCCCGGACCGACCGACACCTCGATCTGGGACCCGATGGACCCCGACGTCCGCACCGACCTGCCCAGCCGCGCCGAGATGCTCCGTCCGTCCGACGTCGCGGATGCGATCCTCTTTGCGGTCGCCGCGCCGAGGCATGTGCAGATTGAAGTGATCAGGTTGGGGGCAAGCTAG
- a CDS encoding PEP-CTERM sorting domain-containing protein — MSRLFLTLSALAIASPAAAQNNTGGSGWSVNIYNTNTASWSGFQGVYAPGGQPSVWQPNDPSTQTISAWTNFSGPGGQGDYNHLTDANNRYQYLFRYDFGAALGAGSMAFSMGWDNILKSFQFSNGGTLAPVSLYNQSATNNSVNNYFGFCRTGDGIWNSGNGTCTADFSVPVASGATWMQFELWGDGQTDGMWLAWDQTSTPNEVVPEPATMTLLATGLVGMAAARRRRKNSVA; from the coding sequence GTGTCACGACTGTTCCTCACCCTCTCTGCATTGGCGATCGCGTCGCCCGCGGCGGCCCAGAACAATACTGGCGGCAGCGGCTGGTCGGTGAACATCTACAACACCAACACCGCCTCATGGTCGGGCTTTCAAGGCGTGTATGCGCCTGGTGGCCAACCGTCCGTGTGGCAGCCGAACGATCCCTCGACGCAGACGATCAGCGCGTGGACCAACTTCAGCGGCCCCGGTGGGCAGGGCGACTACAACCACCTGACTGACGCCAACAACCGCTACCAGTACCTCTTTCGGTATGATTTCGGTGCCGCGTTGGGTGCTGGCTCCATGGCGTTCTCCATGGGCTGGGACAACATCCTGAAGAGCTTCCAGTTCAGCAACGGTGGCACGCTTGCCCCGGTCAGCCTGTACAACCAGAGCGCGACCAACAACTCGGTCAACAACTATTTCGGGTTCTGCCGCACTGGCGACGGCATCTGGAATTCTGGTAACGGGACCTGCACCGCGGACTTCAGCGTACCGGTCGCTTCAGGCGCGACCTGGATGCAATTCGAACTCTGGGGTGATGGGCAGACGGACGGGATGTGGCTGGCGTGGGACCAGACCTCGACGCCGAACGAAGTTGTTCCCGAGCCTGCAACGATGACGCTGCTTGCTACCGGCCTCGTCGGAATGGCGGCGGCCCGTCGGCGTCGGAAGAACTCGGTCGCCTAG
- a CDS encoding long-chain fatty acid--CoA ligase, with amino-acid sequence MTPATLNDLFFEAARRFGQRPVVMRIKRDGQWQSISWPTLHGKVRAAHAALRELGLAPGERIGILSENRPEWAITDFGCLAARLVDVPIYPTLPARQMQYILHDAGVRVLFVSSLVQLAKILEIRAELPALTKVVLFDEAPRPEGVESFTEFLARGAAAEARYPDWEAEARLATPGDLATLIYTSGTTGNPKGVMLSHGNITSNVVSSLSVLDIRADDECLSFLPLSHIFERMVGHYVMVYAGVQISYATSNETVAAELVEVRPTVLASVPRLYEKIYARAVEGAMSAGGPKRAIFEWARATGEKYLDYTLARRRVPLGLVFGMKIADALVFSKLRARTGGRIRMMVSGGAPLNPEICRFFIAAKLVIYEGYGLTETSPVITVNTPALHKPGTVGRPIPGVEIKIAGDGEILTRGPHVMQGYYNLPGATDEAIDADRWFHTGDIGEIDSEGCLRITDRKKDLIVTAGGKNIAPQPIEGLLKTNKFFTNAVMLGDKRKFPIMLLVPNFSVLGAWLTVKGLPKLPPEKLVTMPEVQDKLAREARKSLRDLAQFETPKKFLILAEDFTIEAGELTPKQSIRRRVVEEHNKEQIEALYRDDD; translated from the coding sequence ATGACCCCGGCGACGCTGAACGACCTCTTCTTCGAGGCCGCCCGGCGGTTCGGACAGCGACCGGTGGTCATGCGGATCAAGCGTGACGGGCAATGGCAGTCGATCAGCTGGCCGACGCTGCACGGCAAGGTGCGGGCGGCACACGCCGCGCTCCGCGAGCTGGGGCTCGCCCCCGGCGAGCGGATCGGCATCCTGTCGGAGAATCGCCCCGAATGGGCGATCACCGATTTCGGCTGCCTCGCCGCCCGCCTCGTCGACGTGCCGATCTACCCGACCCTCCCCGCCCGCCAGATGCAGTACATCCTGCACGACGCCGGGGTCCGGGTCCTCTTCGTGTCGTCGCTGGTGCAACTCGCCAAGATCCTGGAGATCCGGGCGGAGTTGCCGGCGCTCACGAAGGTCGTGCTCTTCGACGAAGCGCCGCGGCCCGAGGGCGTGGAGTCGTTCACCGAATTCCTCGCCCGTGGCGCGGCCGCCGAGGCCCGATACCCCGACTGGGAGGCGGAGGCCCGCCTGGCCACGCCGGGCGACCTCGCCACGTTGATCTACACCTCCGGCACGACGGGCAACCCGAAGGGGGTGATGCTCTCGCACGGCAACATCACCAGCAACGTCGTGTCGTCGTTGTCCGTGCTCGACATCCGTGCGGATGACGAGTGCCTCTCCTTCCTGCCGCTGTCGCACATCTTCGAGCGGATGGTCGGGCACTACGTGATGGTGTACGCCGGCGTGCAGATCAGCTATGCGACGTCGAATGAGACCGTCGCCGCGGAGCTGGTCGAAGTCCGGCCCACCGTGCTGGCGTCCGTGCCGCGCCTGTACGAGAAGATCTATGCCCGGGCGGTCGAGGGCGCGATGTCGGCCGGCGGGCCGAAGCGCGCCATCTTCGAGTGGGCGCGCGCCACGGGCGAGAAATACCTCGACTACACGCTCGCGCGGCGCCGCGTCCCCCTGGGCCTCGTGTTCGGGATGAAGATCGCCGACGCCCTGGTCTTCTCGAAGCTGCGCGCCCGCACCGGGGGCCGGATCCGGATGATGGTCTCCGGAGGCGCGCCGCTCAATCCGGAGATCTGCCGCTTCTTCATCGCCGCAAAGCTGGTGATCTACGAGGGGTACGGCCTGACCGAAACCTCACCGGTGATCACCGTGAACACGCCGGCGCTGCACAAGCCGGGCACCGTCGGGCGACCGATCCCGGGCGTCGAAATCAAGATCGCGGGCGATGGCGAGATCCTCACCCGCGGGCCGCATGTCATGCAGGGGTATTACAACCTCCCCGGGGCGACCGATGAAGCGATCGATGCGGACCGCTGGTTCCACACCGGCGACATCGGCGAGATCGACAGCGAGGGCTGCCTGCGCATCACCGATCGCAAGAAGGACTTGATCGTCACCGCCGGGGGCAAGAACATCGCGCCCCAGCCGATCGAAGGGTTGCTGAAGACCAACAAATTCTTCACCAACGCCGTGATGCTGGGCGACAAGCGGAAGTTCCCGATCATGCTGCTGGTCCCCAACTTCTCCGTGCTCGGCGCGTGGCTCACGGTGAAGGGACTGCCGAAGCTCCCTCCCGAGAAGTTGGTCACCATGCCGGAGGTGCAGGACAAGCTGGCGCGCGAGGCGCGCAAGAGTCTCCGCGACCTGGCGCAGTTCGAGACCCCGAAGAAGTTCCTCATCCTGGCCGAGGACTTCACCATCGAGGCGGGCGAACTCACGCCGAAGCAGTCCATCCGGCGCCGCGTGGTCGAGGAGCACAACAAGGAGCAGATCGAGGCGCTGTACCGCGACGACGACTAG
- a CDS encoding tetratricopeptide repeat protein, producing the protein MSWWKKILAGDGGSIKPQRLDYLNEGLALERHGDFEGAITSYQLALRDEPANVKVLQYIAIALSRTGRQEEAIRHYRRALELQPDLAGAHYGLAFLLRRRGDLERAAEHLRAFLSRPPRDPEMARWVDHARVALAEIDGGEGGEVTA; encoded by the coding sequence GTGAGTTGGTGGAAGAAGATCCTGGCCGGCGACGGCGGGTCGATCAAGCCCCAACGCCTCGATTACCTGAACGAGGGACTCGCGCTCGAGCGCCACGGCGACTTCGAGGGTGCCATCACCTCGTACCAGCTGGCGTTGCGGGACGAACCGGCCAACGTGAAGGTCCTCCAGTACATCGCGATTGCCCTCTCGCGCACGGGGCGTCAGGAAGAAGCCATCCGCCATTACCGCCGGGCCCTCGAACTGCAGCCTGATCTCGCGGGTGCCCACTATGGCCTCGCGTTTCTGTTGCGGCGTCGGGGTGACCTCGAGCGTGCCGCCGAACACCTGCGCGCATTCCTCTCGCGCCCGCCACGCGACCCGGAGATGGCCCGATGGGTCGATCATGCGCGCGTCGCGCTCGCCGAGATCGACGGTGGCGAGGGCGGCGAGGTGACGGCGTGA